The Notoacmeibacter ruber DNA segment TGAGGAATCGGTTCTCGGCAGCGAGGCCGACGGCGATAACGAGACGCAGAATGAACAGGAAACGGTCGCCTACAGCATACTGATACCAGCCTTCATGATATCGGAGCTGCGCAGAGGCTTCGAAATCGGCTTTCTGGTGGTCTTGCCGTTCCTCGTGATCGACCTCGTCGTCTCCACGATCACCATGGCCATGGGCATGATGATGCTGCCGCCAACGGTTCTATCGCTCCCCCTCAAGGTGCTCTTCTTCGTTCTAATCGATGGATGGAACCTGTTGGTCGGATCGATGGTCCGCTCCTTCATCTGACGGCACGCTTCAACCGCAGGAAAACACTCGCCTTTACCTTTTGTTAGGCCTTTTCTTACGGTTTGTTATCCATTTTCGACGATTGTTCGATTTAACGATTGTCGCCCGAACCGAAGCGGTTCCGCGATCGGCATGATGCCAGCAACCGTTGCGCCCACATTATCCGGCATGTCCCTGTCAGGCTCACTCCTGGGGACCATCCCTTATGTCCAGCATTCATACAAACGTTGCCGCAATGACGGCGCTCAAGTCGCTTCAGGCCACGAACAAGGCACTGGAATCGACGCAGAAGAACATCTCCACCGGCTTCCGGGTCTCCGACGCCTCCGACAACGCGGCTTACTGGTCCATCGCGACCACCATGCGTTCCGACAACAAGGCTCTCAGCACCGTCAATGACGCGCTGGGTCTTGGCGCCGCGAAGGTCGACGTCGCCTACACGGCAATGAACTCCGCCATCGAGGTGGTCGACGAGATCAAGACAAAACTCGTTGCCTCGCGTGAGCCGGGCGTCGACCGCACGAAAATCCAGAGCGAGATTGAAGCCCTCCAGGGACAGCTCACATCGATCGCGGAAAGCGCGTCCTTTTCCGGCGAGAACTGGCTCAGCTTCAACGATGACACCGGTACCTCGAAAGAGATCGTGGCATCCTTCACGCGCAGCAGCTCGGGCAATGTCTCGGTCGGGACGATTTCGATCGATATCTCCAACATCAAGCTGTTCGGCAATGACGGTGCCGGCACGCCCGCAGATAACGGCCTCCTCAACACCAGCTACACAACAGCCAACGGTGCCGCTACGCCGGTCAACGTGGTCTATACGATCGCCACGCTCGACATCACGGCCACCAACGTCGACGACACGGTCATCGACGGCATGGTCACCAATGTCGAAAGCGTGCTGGAAGGCATGACCACGGCCGCAGCCGATCTCGGCTCGACAAAAAGTCGCATCGACATGCAGACCGAGTTCATCGGCAATCTGATGGACTCGATCTCAAGCGGCATCGGCAAGCTGGTCGACGCCGACATGACGGAAGAGTCGACCAAGCTCCAGGCTCTGCAGACGCAGCAACAGCTCGGTATCCAGGCCCTTTCGATGGCGAACTCCGGCGCACAGTCGCTCCTCTCGCTCTTCCGCTCGTAATATACGACAAGACCAAAATGATGGCCGCTCCGATCCGGGGCGGCCATTTGCGTTTCGGAAGCCAAGTTAACTATATAAATTAACACTTTGGCAATAAATTCATTACGCTTATTTAGTGATTGCCACGCATGATGCTCAAGACGATTTCACTATTGGTCCTCACGGGCCGATTCTGACGGCATGATGCCATCTTTCGTCACGCCGATATTTGAATCTGGCATGTCCCTGTCAGGCTTACTCCTGGGGACCATCCCTAATGTCCAGTATCCATACCAATACCGCTGCCATGACGGCGCTGAAGTCACTCCAGGCCACGAACAAGGCTCTGGAATCGACGCAGAAGAATATTTCCACCGGCTTCCGGGTCTCCGACGCGTCCGACAATGCGGCCTACTGGTCCATCGCGACCACCATGCGTTCCGACAACAAGGCCCTCAGCACGGTGGAGGACGCTCTCGGTCTCGGCGCTGCCAAGGTCGACGTGGCCTATACCGCAATGGACTCGGCCATCGACGTTGTCGACGAGATCAAGGCCAAGCTGGTTGCCTCGCGCGAGCCGGGTGTCGACAAGACGAAGATTCAGAGTGAGATCGGCGCGCTGCAGGAGCAGTTGAAGTCGATCGCCGACAGCGCCTCCTTCTCTGGCGAGAACTGGCTGTCGAGCAGTGAGGCCTCGGGCGCAACTAAAGAAATCGTCGCATCCTTCACCCGCAGCAGCTCGGGCACCGTCAGTGTCGGAACCGTCTCCGTCGATGTCTTCAGCTCCAAGCTCTTCGACAGTGCGACGACCGACCGTTCGACACTCGCTTCATCCAATCAGGGTCTTCTGGACAGCGTACTGGCCGATTATGACGCCGATGGCGACACGACCGCGGATGCGACCTATACCGTTTCGGTCTACAACCTCGACATCAGCTCTGCGACCGATGTGCAGATCGACGGCATGATCTGGAACGTGGAGAACGTTCTTGAAGACATGACGACCTCGGCGGCCGATCTCGGTGCGACGAAAAGCCGCATCGATATGCAGTCCGAATTCGTCGGCAATCTGATGGACTCGATCTCCAGCGGCATCGGCAAGCTGGTCGACGCCGACATGACGGAAGAGTCGACCCGATTGCAGGCTCTGCAGACACAGCAGCAGCTCGGCATTCAGGCTCTGTCCATGGCCAACTCCGGTTCGCAGTCGCTCCTCTCGCTCTTCCGCTAAGCGCGACACTACAACCCGAAAATTCAATAGGGCTGCCTCGCAAGGGGCAGCCCTTTTCGCGTCCGCTGCAAACAAAAGCAGCGGTTAAGACCTTTTTATTCAAATTGTTACGGTTCATTAGGCCTTGCCGTGCAGATTGCTTCCGACGGTTGTCGTCCGACCATTGGGTTGTGGCGATCGGCATGATGCTATGGATCGTCGCGCCCGAATTTTTCGGCATGTCCCTGTGCGTAGTAACCTTGGGGACCATCCCTTATGTCCAGTATCCATACCAATACCGCCGCGATGACGGCGCTGAAGTCGCTCCAGATGACCAATGCGGCTCTGGAATCGACTCAGAAGAACATCTCCACCGGCTACCGGGTCTCCGACGCCTCGGACAATGCCGCCTACTGGTCCATCGCGACCACCATGCGCTCCGACAACAAGGCTCTCAGCACGGTTGAGGACGCTCTCGGCCTCGGCGCCGCCAAGGTTGACGTCGCTTATACGGCGATGAATTCCGCCATCGACGTGGTCGACGAGATCAAGACGAAGCTGGTTGCCGCCAAGGAGCCGGGTGTCGATCGCGCGAAGATCCAGAGCGAGATCGAAGCCCTGCAGGGCCAGATGACCTCGATCGCGGAAAGCGCGTCCTTCTCCGGTGAGAACTGGCTGAACTTCAATGACGATACCGGCACCAGCAAGTCGGTCGTCGCATCCTTCAACCGCAGCGCCTCGGGCTCGGTCTCGGTCGGCACGATCTCGATCGATATCTCTGACGTCAAGCTGTTCGGCAATGACGGCGCGGGCACACCGGTCGATAACGGTATGCTCAACAAGTCTTACACCACGGCCAATGGCGATGCGACACCGGTCAATGTCACCTACACGATCGCTACACTCGACATCACGGCGGCCAATGTCGACGATACCGTTATCGACGGCATGCTTTCCAACGTGGAAACCACGCTGGAAGACATGACGACCGCTGCGGCCGACCTCGGCGCCAGCAAGAGCCGCATCGACATGCAGACCGAATTCATCGGCAATCTGATGGACTCGATCTCAAGCGGCATCGGCAAGCTGGTCGACGCCGACATGACGGAAGAGTCGACCAAGCTCCAGGCTCTGCAGACGCAGCAGCAGCTCGGCATCCAGGCTCTGTCCATGGCCAACTCCGGTTCGCAGTCGCTCCTCTCGCTCTTCCGCTAAGAGCGTCTCGAATACCAAAATCGTTGAAGGGCCGCTTCCTGGAAGCGGCCCTTTCGCTTTGAGAAAATTAACGCCTTCAAACTGCAAATTGATTCTTTCTTCACCATTTCGCGCAACCGCCGCGAAACGTGTTCGTGAGAGAGTCGGGATAACGGAGCGCTGTATTTCACGTGTGAAAGATTCGGCATGATGCCGGAACGCAGCTCCAGCCTTTGAACGAGGCATGTCCCGATTTGTATTGAGTAACGGGCCTTTTCCATGACAAGCCTCATGACGAATACGAGCGCGATGACCGCGTTGAAGTCGCTCCAGATGACGAACAAGTCGCTGGAAGCCACTCAGAAGAACATCTCCACCGGATACCGGGTTTCCGAAGCCTCCGATAACGCCGCCTACTGGTCCATCGCCACTACCATGCGCTCCGACAACAAGGCGCTTGGCACGGTGACCGACGCACTGGGGCTGGCCTCGGCCAAGATCGATGTTGCCTATACGGGCATGAATTCGGCGATCGAAGTGGTGCAGGAAATGAAGAGCAAGATCGTGGCGGCTCAGGAGCCGGGTGTCGATAAATCCAAGATCCAGAGTGAAATGGAAGCGCTTCAGGGCCAGCTTCTTTCCATTGCCGACAGTGCGTCCTTCTCCGGTGAGAACTGGCTGACCTCCGGCGGCACCAAAAGCCTCGTCGCATCCTTCACACGCGACTCCGCCGGCGCCGTGTCGGTCACCACGATCGATCTGGACCTGACGAACGTACAGCTTGTCGACAGCACAACCACGCCGACTGCCGGCATTCTCGGTGCCAACGGTACAGCCAGCAGCACCTCCGTTCTCGCAATGGATGTGACGACCGGCGATCTCGGCGACCTGCTGACCGATATCGATACCGCACTCGAATCGATGACCACCGCAGCCGCCGATCTCGGCTCGACGAAGAACCGCGTTTCCATCCAGTCGGACTTCGTCAGCAGCCTTCGCGACTCGATCTCCAGCGGCATCGGAAAGCTGATCGACGCCGACATGACGGAGGAATCGACCAAGTTGCAGGCCCTGCAGACCCAGCAGCAGCTTGGCATTCAGGCTCTGTCGATGGCCAATTCGGGCTCGCAGTCGCTGCTCGCCCTCTTCCGCTAAGAAAGCGATCTTCAGCCAATATCGGGAGGGCCTTTGCGGGCCCTCCCTTCTTTTGTCCAAGTCCACGCAAGTTTCGTCACCTAGTCTGCCAGTCAGTCAGAATAGGATGTGCGAACCGTGCCAGAACGCCTACAGGCCCTTCTCGGAAGCCTCACAGCTATCGGCAAGGCCAGGCTTGCCACCTTTGCGACCGTGGCGGTTCTTACCACTGCGCTCATTATGGGCGGTGTTATCTTTCTGGCTCAGCCCACTTACGAAACGCTCTATGTCGGTCTGGACCGCGACGATGTGAACCGGATCGGCATCGTGCTTTCCGAAGCGGGCATCGGCTACGACATCGATTCGGCAGGCAGCACCGTTCTGGTCGAAGCAGGACAGACGGCCCGCGCCCGCATGATCCTTGCGGAAAAGGGCCTGCCCGGCAGCAACAGTTCCGGCTACGAACTTTTCGACAATCTCGGATCGCTGGGGCTCACCTCCTTCATGCAGGAAGTCACCCGCGTTCGCGCGCTCGAAGGCGAGATCGCGCGTTCTGTCCAGTCGATCGACGGCGTGAAAGCCGCCCGCGTTCATATCGTGATGCCCGACCAGACGGGCTTCC contains these protein-coding regions:
- a CDS encoding flagellin — encoded protein: MSSIHTNTAAMTALKSLQATNKALESTQKNISTGFRVSDASDNAAYWSIATTMRSDNKALSTVEDALGLGAAKVDVAYTAMDSAIDVVDEIKAKLVASREPGVDKTKIQSEIGALQEQLKSIADSASFSGENWLSSSEASGATKEIVASFTRSSSGTVSVGTVSVDVFSSKLFDSATTDRSTLASSNQGLLDSVLADYDADGDTTADATYTVSVYNLDISSATDVQIDGMIWNVENVLEDMTTSAADLGATKSRIDMQSEFVGNLMDSISSGIGKLVDADMTEESTRLQALQTQQQLGIQALSMANSGSQSLLSLFR
- a CDS encoding flagellin, whose translation is MSSIHTNTAAMTALKSLQMTNAALESTQKNISTGYRVSDASDNAAYWSIATTMRSDNKALSTVEDALGLGAAKVDVAYTAMNSAIDVVDEIKTKLVAAKEPGVDRAKIQSEIEALQGQMTSIAESASFSGENWLNFNDDTGTSKSVVASFNRSASGSVSVGTISIDISDVKLFGNDGAGTPVDNGMLNKSYTTANGDATPVNVTYTIATLDITAANVDDTVIDGMLSNVETTLEDMTTAAADLGASKSRIDMQTEFIGNLMDSISSGIGKLVDADMTEESTKLQALQTQQQLGIQALSMANSGSQSLLSLFR
- a CDS encoding flagellin, which codes for MTSLMTNTSAMTALKSLQMTNKSLEATQKNISTGYRVSEASDNAAYWSIATTMRSDNKALGTVTDALGLASAKIDVAYTGMNSAIEVVQEMKSKIVAAQEPGVDKSKIQSEMEALQGQLLSIADSASFSGENWLTSGGTKSLVASFTRDSAGAVSVTTIDLDLTNVQLVDSTTTPTAGILGANGTASSTSVLAMDVTTGDLGDLLTDIDTALESMTTAAADLGSTKNRVSIQSDFVSSLRDSISSGIGKLIDADMTEESTKLQALQTQQQLGIQALSMANSGSQSLLALFR
- a CDS encoding flagellin; protein product: MSSIHTNVAAMTALKSLQATNKALESTQKNISTGFRVSDASDNAAYWSIATTMRSDNKALSTVNDALGLGAAKVDVAYTAMNSAIEVVDEIKTKLVASREPGVDRTKIQSEIEALQGQLTSIAESASFSGENWLSFNDDTGTSKEIVASFTRSSSGNVSVGTISIDISNIKLFGNDGAGTPADNGLLNTSYTTANGAATPVNVVYTIATLDITATNVDDTVIDGMVTNVESVLEGMTTAAADLGSTKSRIDMQTEFIGNLMDSISSGIGKLVDADMTEESTKLQALQTQQQLGIQALSMANSGAQSLLSLFRS